The sequence AGGCAAAGCGATTGGTGGCGACAGGGGGAACTTCGGATAGTCCCAGCCCCTGTTGGCAGCTGTCGAGGATGCCGTCGTCATTCCAGTCCCGGCTTTGGTGGCCAGCCATTTCCAGGACATCCAGGATACTGTTCGCATTGCAGTCGGGGCCCAGTTCATTGCTGACCTGCATGATCGGGAGACCATAGGACTCATCCGCGACCAGCACATAGTCGCCGGCGACGCACAGATCAGACGCGAGTCCCGGCGTGTCCAGCCCGCCGAGGAGTTGCGGCATGAACGGGTTGGAAAGGTCGATGATCTGCACGCCGGCGCTCGAAGCCCCGACGTAGGCCAGGTTCCCGACGACTGACACGCCTTCGGCCGAGGCCGGCATCACCACCCGGCTGATCTCCTGGGGATTCGCCGGATTCGAAATATCCACCAGGACCAGGTCATCGGCACAGACGTAGGCCGTGTTCCCGATGACCATGATTTCACTCCCACTGGCCCCCAGGCTGAGGCTGCCGGCCACTGCGGGGGCGCCTGGATCAGTGATGTCGATCACCAGCAACCCGTCAACACCCGCCACAAAGGCGTGATTGCCCGAGACGGCCACTCCCCTGGCCCAGTATTCGGTAACGGTTGCGGGCCCGACATTCCCTGCCAACTGCGGGACTGTCGGGTCAGATATGTCTACTACCTGGAAATCAAAGCTGTTCGCGATGCAGGCGTGGTTGCCCGCTATCGCGACACCCTGCGGCCGGCCGGGAATCGGCAGGTGACCCACCTGCAAGGGGTTTGCCGGATCGGTGATATCAATGACGCTGAGCAGATCGTATTCGGACACGTAGGCGAAATCACCGGCCACAGCCACTTCCCTGACCGTGGACGACAAGTATTCGATGCCGACGGCGTGCGCGGCCCTAGGGTCCGAAATATCGATTACCTGCAGACCGGAAGAGGCGACGTAGGCAAAATCGCCCGCTGTAACGACCCCGGCGGGACTGCCGTGGGTGTCGACCGTGCAGTCGATCCACGACCACGGCTCCGCCCCCCCGCGCCCTGTCCCAGATACACAAAGCGATCCACACTCGAGGAGGTCACGCCGACGTGCGCTCCGCCATCGCCGTCCGAGTACCTGCCGGGCAGCCGTGCACGGACCAGGTCGGGCATGGCTATGGCTGCCGGGCCGAAACCAATCGGTGTGCCGTCGACGGAGATCGTCAGGTAGTCGCCGTTTCTTTGAAAGGTCCAGGTTTGCCAGTCGCCCTGGGCGTTCGAGCCCGTGCTTCCGTAGCTGTTGTTCCCGCCGTTCCCGTCGGAATTGTGCACGACAAGGAAGAGCTTGCCGTACTTGGAGAAGCCGAAGCTGATGCCCGCGCCAATGAGACCGGTATCGTCGGTCAGGGCGATGCCATGGAACGAATCATTCCAGACAATGGAGTTCAGACGAATCACGACCTCGAGTGTCCAGTCGCCACCGAGTTCGGGCGTGAACATGATGAAATCGGCAGGACTCTCTCGATTCAGATTCAATAGCCCACCTGACTCCGTGACAAGGCCGCCACTGGCCCAATAGGCCGGATCGATCACGCCGTCGTTGAATTCGTCGGTGAAATCGGCCCGAGCGGGATTGGCCACCAGAATCAAGACAGCGGCGAACAGGGTCGATACGGATTGGCGCATTGGATTCCCTCCCCGGGGTCCATCAACTGCTGGAGGATGGTCGAATCAACCAACATTCCCCCCGATCGCGGCTCCCCGACACCGCATGATTGTCCCACAACACCCACCTTCCCGTCAATCCGGCCCACTCCCGCCGCATCGCTGCCCTGAATCGCGACGCAGCAGCAGCGAATCCCCCCCGCACGCACATGTCCCCATCTGCCGCGCTTGCCTGCGCCCGGCACCCTATCCCAATCCGACGTTGCCACCGTACAAGCAGCACGTGATTCGCGTCTTATTTGCCGAGTTTCCTCCGAGTCGCCCTTTCTGAAACGTGACGGCAATGCCCAAGATCTGTTCCTGCTGTCGCTTCGTTACTTCGCTCTCTTCAGATCAACGTCCAAGGCACTGCCGCTGGTCGAACGGTTCGTCATGCGCAAGTATCGCAATCGCGTGAGAGTTGCGCCGGCGCAAGTGCCCTCACCCGGCGCGCGGCCCCGGCAGGTTCCCCGCGGTCAACGCCAGGTACACGCTGTCGCAGATCTCGTCGCCGATCTGGAACGTGCCCGCCTTGCGACCGGTCTCCGCGAACCCGAGCCGCGCCAGGAGCTTCAGCGAAGCCTCGTTGCGCGGGTCCACGTCGGCAGTGACCACCGACAGTCCGCGCACCCCGAACGCGCGCGCAAGCACGGCCTGGGTCGCCTCGTAGGCGTAGCCCCGGCCTGTGAACGCCTGATCGAGCACGAAGCCGACCTCGGGATCGCGCCAGAAGCCGACGTTGCCGATCAGCCGGTCGCCGAGCACCATCACGAACTCGTCGTGCGCCTCGGCAATCGTCCGCTCGAGCCAGTGCCGGGTCACCTCGCGGTCCGCGTGCGGCGGCGTCGACCAGTACCGCATCGTGGCTGGATCCGAGAGGATCGCGAAGAGCGGCTCGATGTCGTCCGGTGCCGGGCGGCGCAGGACAAGGCGGGTTGTTCGGAGGGTTGGCGGCGTCACGATCTTCCTCGTTCCATTTGCGCCGGTCCAGGCGCAAGGTGTGCTGAACGCGATCACTTCTTGACCCGGGCCACCAGCCCATCCCCCGCGACATCCATCCCGATCACCGCATCCGCCCCCACCTCCCCGCTCAGAATCAGATCCGCCACCCGATCCTGCACCTCGCGCTGGATCACCCTCTTCACCGGCCGAGCCCCAAACACCGGATCAAACCCCCGCTCCGCCAGCCAGGCCACCGCCTCGTCCGTCACCTCGAGCGCAATCTCCTGCTCCTTCAGCGACCGCGCCACCTTCGCCAGTTCCAGCCGCACGATGCGCGCCACCTGCTCGCGGCCCAGCGATCCGAACCGCACGATGCCGTCCAGCCGGTTCAGCAGTTCCGGCCTGAAGTGCCCGCTCAATCCCTCGAGCAGCCGCGCCTCGTTCTGGTCGTCGCCCGGCCGGGCCGCATACTCCTCACCCTGGCACAGGTTCGAGGTCATGATGACCAGCGTGTTGCGGAAGTCGACCACGCGCCCCTTGCCGTCGGTCAGCCGCCCGTCGTCGAGCAGCTGCAGCAGCACGTTCATCACTTCGGGATGCGCCTTCTCGACTTCATCCAGCAAAATCACCGAATACGGATGCCGACGCACAGCCTCGGTCAGCTGCCCACCGCTCTCGTAACCAACGTATCCCGGCGGCGCGCCGATCATGCGGGCCACCGCGTGCCGCTCCATGTACTCCGACATGTCCAGCCGCACCAGGTGCGTCTCGTCGCCGAACAGCTCGGCGGTCAGCGTCTTCGCCAGCTCCGTCTTGCCCACGCCGGTGGGCCCCAGGAACAGGAACGAACCCAGCGGCCGCCCGCGATCGGTCAGGCCTGCCCGCGAGCGACGGATGGTGCGCGCCACCTTCGACACGGCCTCGTCCTGCCCCACCACGCGCGCGGCCAGGCGCGATTCCATGTCGCGCAGCTTCGCCACCTCATCTTCAACCAGGCGCTGCGCCGGAATGCCCGTCCACCGCGCCACCAGTTCGGCGATGTCGTCCTCGTCCACCTCTTCCTTCAGCAGCGGGTGCTCGCCCTGCACCGTTTTCAGTTCCTCGCGCGCGGCGGCCAGCTGCGCCTCGACGCCCTTCATGCCGCCGTACTTCAGCTCGCTGGCGCGCGCCAGGTCGCCGCGCCGCTCGGCCGTCTCCAGCTCGAGCAGCAGGCCTTCCTGCGACTTCTGCAGCGCACGGATGGCGTCGATCGCCTTCTTCTCCTGCTCCCAGCGCGCACGCACCTGGCCCAGGTCGTCCTTCAGTTCGCCCAGTTGCCGATCGATCAGCTCGCGCCGCGCCACCGCCGTTCGCTCGGTCTCCTTCTCCAACGCCAGCCGCTCCATCTCCAGCTGGTTCAGGTTCCGCTGCAGGTCGTCCACCTCGCTCGGCACCGAGTCGATCTCCATGCGCAGCCGGCTCGCGGCCTCGTCCATCAGGTCGATGGCCTTGTCGGGCAGCATGCGGTCGGCGATGTACCGCTGCGACAGCTTCACCGCCGCCACGATGGCGCCATCGGTGATGCGGATGCCGTGGTGCGTCTCGTACCGCTCCTTCAACCCGCGCAGGATGGCCACCGCCTGCTCCCAGGTCGGCTCCTCCACCATCACCGGCTGGAAGCGCCGTTCGAGCGCCGGGTCCTTCTCGATGTGCTGCCGGTACTCGTCGATGGTCGTGGCGCCCACGCAGTGCAGCTCGCCGCGCGCCAGTGCCGGCTTGAGGATGTTCGATGCGTCCATCGCGCCGCCCGTGGCCCCCGCGCCCACCAGCGTGTGCATCTCGTCGATGAACAGCAGGATCTCGCCCTCCTGCTCGGTCACTTCCTTGATGACCTTCTTCAGGCGGTCCTCGAACTCACCGCGGTACTTGGTCCCGGCAATCAGTGCACCCATGTCCAGCGCCAGCAGCCGCTTGCCCTTCAGGCCCTCGGGCACGTCGCCTTCCACGAGCCGACGCGCGAGCCCCTCCACCACCGCGGTCTTGCCCACGCCCGGCAAACCGATCAGCACGGGATTGTTCTTCGTGCGCCGGCTCAGGATCTGGATGACGCGCCGGATCTCCTCGTCGCGCCCGATGATGGGGTCGATCTTCCCCGCCCGCGCCGCCGCGCACAGGTCGCGCGCGTACTTGCCCAGCGCGCTGTCGTTGGCATCGGCAACACCGCTCTCGTCATCGCCCTGGTACGCCTGGTCGGCGCCGATCTGCTCGAGCGCGCGCGCGATCTTCGCCGGCGTCGCATCGAACGTCTTCAGCACGCTGCCGGCACGGCCCTTGTCGTTCGCCACGGCCAGCAGCAGTTCGCGCGTGCCGGTCATGGCGCCGCCATCGCCGCTGCTACCCTTGTTGGCCTTGCCCGCCAGCTGGTCGGCCTCCAGCAGCACCATCTGCAGTTCGCGGCTGGGCGATGGCACATCCTTCACCTGCACCTTGGGCAGCGACTGCAATTCCTTGTCGGCCGTCCGCGCCACCAGCGCCGGGTCCATCTCCAGCCCGCGCAGCACATTGGTGGCCAGCCCGGTCTCGCTCAGCAGGGCCCAGAGCAGGTGCAGCGGCTCCAGCTGGGCGTGGCTCAGCTCGAACGCCTTGGCCTGGGCGCGCTGCAGGGTCTCGAGGGCGTTGACGGTCAGGTTCTTCATGGGATGGGCCTCCGGATGCTTGCGATGACGATAGGGTCGATCCAGGCGGATAACGCAGGGATGGTGCCGGGACGGGCTCGATCGCCTCGTAAAATCTACAACTACAATACAGACAATATTTTATGCAGCCCGCCACGGCTCCTGTATGCTGTACACGGAGCCCGCGACCAACCAGGGGCGCCAAATTGTCATGTCATTGTGGCGGCGTTTTGGCGGGATGTCAGTAAAGCGGGCCAGCTTGCCGTTCGACGGCCGCCGCGAGTTGCGCCGGCGCAAGCGCACCTCGTTCCCCCTCGACACCACGCCGACCCGCCGCTACGCTCCGCTCCTCATCCCCATTCTTATCGCCGGAGGTTCCCATGCTGCGTTCCGCCGTCCGCCTGTTGCTGGCTCTCTCCGTCATCGCCGCGCTCACGACCACGTCCGCCGTTGCCGCCAACGAAGACCTCAACCTCGGCTTCGAGACCGGCGCCCCCGGCGGCACGCCGCGCGGCTGGTTCGCCGGCGGCGACGGTTACGAAGCCGCGCTGGTCAGCGACAATCCCCACGGCGGCGAGCAATGCCTGCGCCTGACGGCCGTCTCGTCTCCGCGCGCCTTCGGCGTCGCCACCAATGGCTTTCCTGTCGCCGACGCTGCCGGCCACACGGTGACGTTCAGCGGCTGGATCCGCACCGAGGGCGTCAGCGACGGCTTTGCCGGGCTGTGGTGGCGGGTCGACGGGCCCGACCGGAAGTCGCTCGCCTTCGACAACATGCAGGACCGCCCGGTCACCGGCGACACCGAATGGACGCAGTACACCATCACCCTGCCCGTGGCGCCTGAAGCGGTGAACATCAACTTCGGGTGCCTCCTGCCGGGCAAGGGCACGGCCTGGTTCGACGACCTGACCGTGGAACTGGACGGCGTGCCCTACGCGCAGGAAAAGACCGCGCTGTTCGCCGCCAACGACGAGCAGGTGGCCTGGCTGGCCGCCAACGCGCACCCGTTCGCCACCGACAACCCCGTGTACGACAACAGCGACCTCGCCTTCCTCGGCGACGTGGTCGGCTCCGCGCACCTGGTCAGCCTGGGCGAGAGCACGCACGGCACGGCCGAGTTCTTCCGGCTGAAGCACCGCCTGGTCCGCTGCCTGGCCGAGGAACACGGCTTCACGCAGTTCGCCATCGAGGCGAGCATGCCCGAAGCCGAGCGCCTGAACCGCTACGTGCTGACCGGCGAGGGCGACCCCGCCGCACTCGTCGCCGGCATGTACTTCTGGACGTGGCGCACCGAGGAAGTGCTCGCCATGGTCCGCTGGATGCGGCAGTACAACGAGCAGGGCGGGCACATCGAGTTCCACGGTTTCGACATGCAGTCGCCGGGTCTGGCCATGCGCACCGTGCAGGACCTGGCCCAGGCCCACGCGCCCGACCTCGTGGCGGACGTGGCCGCGAACTACGCCGAACTGCGCGGCCTGGCCCGCGCGGCCGCGTCGGGCGGCAGCGGCTACGCCCAGCTGCCTGAGCGCCTGCGCACGGACATCAACGCCCTGCGTCCACGCCTGGAGGAGCGCCGCGCCGCGCTGGCCGCCGCCGTCGGCGACTCGACCGCGGCCTGGGCGCTGCACTGCGCGCGGCTCGTCGAACAGTACGTGGAGATGTGCGGCGGCGACGGCTCGACGCGCGACCGCTGCATGGCCGAGAACGTCGACTGGCTGCTTGACCGCGCCGGACCGGACGCGCGGATGGCGCTGTGGGCCCACAACGGACACATCTCGCGTGTGGGCTACGGCATGGGCAGCGCCATGGGCACGCACCTTTCGCGCCGGCATGGTGCCGACGTGGTTTCGTGCGGCCTCCTGTTCGGCGCCGGCACCTACACCGCGTGGAAGTCCAAGGGCGACGTCGGGGCCTTCGGCACGTCGCCGGCAGCGCCCGGCTCGGTCGAATGGGCCTTCGGCCGCACCGGCCAGCCGCGCCTGGCGTTGGACCTGCGCCGGGCCGAACGCGGCTCACCCGCCTCGGGCTGGGTGTGGGAGCCCGCCGACATGCGGAGCATCGGCGCCATGGCCATGGACGACGCCTTCTCCAGCGGTGTGCCCGGCGATCACTACGACGTGCTGTTCTACGTGCAGGACTCGACGCCCTCGGTGCTGCTCGACGTGGAAACGCCGTCGTCGTGGGCGATGTGGGATTAGACGGGCTGCCGGCGTGGTGGACTTGCTCCGGCGTGGTGGACTTGCGCCGGCGCAAGTCCACCGCCCGCGTCTGCGCGCGCTTGTCAAACCCGCCGCGTCCTGCCTACCATGTACGCGGCGATGGCGCAGCCTGGGCGCTTGCGCCGGCGCAAGTCCGCGCGGAGACCGCCCGGCCCACACCTGAATCCACCGGAGACCCGCCCCGCCGCACCGACAAGCATCGCAACCGCCCATCATCCCCAAGACCGTGGCCCTCGTCGCCCACGACAACCGGAAGAAGGACCTCGCCGAGTGGGTGGCCTACAACTACGGCACGCTGGCCGACCACCACATCGTCTGCACCGGCACCACCGGCAAGCTGATCGAGGAGACGCTGGCGCGCCGCGCCGTCGAGGAGGGCGGGCCGGAGCCGCAGCCCATCATGAAGCTGCGCTCGGGGCCCCTGGGCGGCGACCAGCAGCTGGGCGCGATGATCGCCGAGAACCGCATCGATGTGCTGATCTTCTTCTGGGACCCGATGGAGCCGCAGCCGCACGACGTCGACGTGAAGGCGCTGCTGCGCATCGCCGTGGTCTACAACGTGCCCATCGCCTGCAACCGGTCGACGGCCGACTTCGTGGTCTCGTCGCCGCTGCTCGGGCGGCCGTACCAGCCCATCGTGAAGGATTATTCGGGGTACCTGAAGCGGGAGCTCGACTGAAACTCCGTTCAGCCCCGGCCGAAGACGGGATGGCGACGGGCGGCCAGCCGCACGATGCGGCTGCCCACTTCCCCGTACGAGTAGCCGGCGACGCGGGCGGCGCAGCTGAAGCTCGTGTCCTTCGACACGTCCGCGTTCGGGTTGATGTCGAGGATCTGGAAGACACCGTCGCGCAGGCGCAGGTCGAGCCGCGCGTAGTCGCGGCAGCCCAGGGCCCGGTAGCCGGCAATGCACGTGTCCTCGAGGAGCGCGGCCTGGGCCTCGTCCAGGGGAGCGGGAATCAGCGAGCGGATGCGGTTGTAGCCCTCGGATGACGGGATGAACTTGCTGTCGTAGGAACAGATCCGTTCCCGCACATCGTCGAAGTCGGAGAAGTCCATCTCGGCCGGGGGCAGCATGTCGATCGTGCCGTTGCCCCACAGCGTCACATGGAATTCGCGACCGTCGATGAACTCCTCCACGATCGCCGGCTGGCAGAAGTCGCGGTGCACCTCGGCAACCTGCGCCGCCAGTTCCGCCTGCGTGAGGACCACCGACCGCGAAGTCATGCCCATGCTGCTGTGCTCGTAGGCCGGCTTGACGATGGCGGGGAACAGCGACCAGTCGGGCGCGGCGCCCTCGGGCACCAGGCACCAGTCCGGGGTGGGCAGCCCGTGCGACCGCAGGAGCTCCTTCACCTTGCACTTGTCGCGGCTGAGGGCCAGGACATCGCCCGTGGCACCCGTATAGGTGAACCCGAGCGACTCGAGGGCGTGGGCCACGGCGTAGTCGCTGCGGTCGACGCCGGGAAAGCCCTCGCACCAGTTGAAGACGATGTAGCGGGAGGGGTCGAGCCCGTCGAGCTGCGTGGCGAGATCCACGTCCGTCACCGGCTTGGTCACGACGGAATGACCGTGGCGCCGCAGGGCGGCGACCAGGCGCCGGGTCTCGGCGGCGCACTCGGCGGCCTCGTGGGAATCCCAGGAGGCATCCAGGTCGTACACCATCAGCACTGGCAATTCGCTGTTCTTGAGCGCCAACTCCATCCAGTAACCGCGCTGTTCGGGGACCTCGTGCGGCGAACGGCTCAGTCATAAAACCGCCACTTCCTCGTACTCTTAACAGAGATCAGCGACAGCACCAGAACTTTTCTGTCGGGATCGGCAAAAAAATCGGGCCCGGGCCGGCACCGACCGCCGACCCGGGCCTCGCGGGATCCAGGCCGCTTCGCATCACTTGAGCATGGTCAACCGCCGGCTGGCCGCCTGTCCGCCGGTCTCGAGCCGGCAGTGGTACACGCCCGCGGCCACTGGCTGGCCCGCGTTGTCGCGCCCCTCCCACACAGCTTCGTGCGCGCCGACGGGCAGCACCTGTCCGTCGTGCAGCGTGCGCACCAGCCGCCCGGCCACATCGAAGATCCGCAGGCGCACCGCTCCCGGCCGGTCCAGGCTGAAGCCGATCACGGTGCGCGGGTTGAACGGGTTCGGCACGTTCTGCGCCAGCCCGAACGCCGCGACCGGAGCGCCCGGCACGCCCGACACGGAGGCGGGCGCCGCCGCTTCGCTCTCGTTGCCCGCGAAATCGACCGCCGTCACGATGTAATGTGCGCCGAAGTCGCCCACGGCGTCGGTCCAGCCCGTACCGGTCGTCTGGTGGACCAGGCTGCCGGGGCCGGGCACGAACGCGGCACTGGCCCCGCGGTACACGTTGAAGTGGCGCAGGTCGGCGTCGGCCGATTCCGCCCAGCTGAGCGCGTTGCCGCTTCCACCGTACGCCACCGCCACCTGCTGCGGCACGTTCGGCGCCAGGTTGTCGATCGAGACGCCGGCCAGGACCAGCGAGTCGTGGTTCAGGCCGACGGTGGTCGTGCGCGCACGCACCAGATACGTCGTCTCGTAGTCGCCGTTCTCCGCTGAATAGTCGGCCAGGCTCGGCACGATCACCGAATACTTGTCCTCGCCGTCGGCCGCAAAGAGGCCCAGGTAATCCCAGTCGCCGGGCGGCAGGCTCTTGGCCTCTTCCGGCGACGGCGGGTTCAGCGCCTTGGCCCCCAGCAGCGGATCGACCAGGCGGTACACGGCGTAGCCGGCCAACGTCTCAGGGCTGCCGGCGCGGTCGAAGGCGCTGCGCCGCCAGGTCAGCCGCAGTTGGCCGCCCTGGTCGTTGGGGACGTCGGCCACCGCGGTGATGACGGGGCGGTCGAAGAGGAACTCGAAGGCCAGGTCGGTGATGACGGGCGAGGTGCCGTCGCTGTCCAGTCCCAGCACGATGTTCCACGACCAGTCGCCGGTGCCGTCATCTCCGTAGTACTGCCACGGCGTGGGCGTGCCGTCGGCCGCCGGATCGAAGTCGCCCCAGGCACCGTCGACGACGACCGTCCAGGTGGCGGCTGCCGGATCCCCGCTCGTGACCGCCGACATGCGCAGGCCGAGCAGGCCGTCACAGGGCTGGGGACGATCTCCGCGTAGTTGTACTGCGGCTGCCAGGCGTGCGATGCGTAGTGCATGCCGACGAGCGCATCGGCGTACTCCGTGGTGATCCAGGCCTGTGAGGTGCCCAACGCCATGCGGACGGGGCTCAAACTGCCGGTGGGGAAGGCGCCCGTCTGCGGGATTCCTGCGGTCGGGTCGCTGATGTCCACCTCGTGCAGGACGTGGGTGGCGCCGATGTCCAGGATGACGCGGTTGCCGACGACCGCCAATCCATAGACATCATCCCCGGCGACGGGGACGGGGTAGGTGCCCAGCAGCACCGGTACGGCGCCCCCGATGTCGTAGACCAGGAGCCCCACATCATCGACGGTCGCCAGCAGGCGATCGCCATGGATGGCCACATTGCGCACGAAATCGCCGCCGAAGACGGAGGCAATGACGGCCGGCGTTGCCGGGTCGGAGACGTCATAGAGATGGATGTAGGTGTAGGTGCCGACGCACGCACGGTCGCCACGCAGGGCGACTGACAGGACGACAGGGTTGCCCGTCGGGATGGTCAGTGCGCCCAGCTGCGGGATCCCGGAGTAGGGATTGCTGATGTCCCAGAGTTTCAGACCGCCGGACATCGTCAGGGCCCGCCCGCCATCGACGGCGAGCCGGCCGACCAGTACACCCGGAACGGAGTTGATCACATTCGGCGCCGAGGCGTTCCCCCGGGGGGCCCCTCGCCCTTCTCGGCGCCGGCTGGCCTCCGAACGGGTTGTGGCGGTGGCTGCACGCTCCTGAGCCCCTCCCAGCACAATGAATGGGTTTCTTTCAATGCGGGTCGCCCACTGCTATATGGCGACCAGCGCCCACCACTTCTCCTGCGGCGCCAGCCGGACAGCGGCTGCCGGCGGCGCCTGTTTGCCCTGGTCTCGCGGCGGGGCTCGCGCGCAACAGGGGCGAGGGCCACACGGCACCCGGCACGGGTACCTGAAGCTGGCGGGCAGCAGCGCACTGGCGGGCTTCTCGCCATTGGCGGCCAGCGCTGCTGGCACGGCGGGGGGGCGCCCACCACGCACCTGCGCCCGGCTGCGCGGCTCCCAGCGACGCTGTCGCCGGCGGCTTTGGCGTCTGAAGGGGCCGCATCGTCGAGATGCGCTACTTCGGCGGGTTCACCCACGACGAGATCGCCGCCGCCCTGGACGTGTCGACGCGCACCGTCGAACGCCACTGGCGGTATGCCCGG is a genomic window of bacterium containing:
- a CDS encoding AAA family ATPase; protein product: MKNLTVNALETLQRAQAKAFELSHAQLEPLHLLWALLSETGLATNVLRGLEMDPALVARTADKELQSLPKVQVKDVPSPSRELQMVLLEADQLAGKANKGSSGDGGAMTGTRELLLAVANDKGRAGSVLKTFDATPAKIARALEQIGADQAYQGDDESGVADANDSALGKYARDLCAAARAGKIDPIIGRDEEIRRVIQILSRRTKNNPVLIGLPGVGKTAVVEGLARRLVEGDVPEGLKGKRLLALDMGALIAGTKYRGEFEDRLKKVIKEVTEQEGEILLFIDEMHTLVGAGATGGAMDASNILKPALARGELHCVGATTIDEYRQHIEKDPALERRFQPVMVEEPTWEQAVAILRGLKERYETHHGIRITDGAIVAAVKLSQRYIADRMLPDKAIDLMDEAASRLRMEIDSVPSEVDDLQRNLNQLEMERLALEKETERTAVARRELIDRQLGELKDDLGQVRARWEQEKKAIDAIRALQKSQEGLLLELETAERRGDLARASELKYGGMKGVEAQLAAAREELKTVQGEHPLLKEEVDEDDIAELVARWTGIPAQRLVEDEVAKLRDMESRLAARVVGQDEAVSKVARTIRRSRAGLTDRGRPLGSFLFLGPTGVGKTELAKTLTAELFGDETHLVRLDMSEYMERHAVARMIGAPPGYVGYESGGQLTEAVRRHPYSVILLDEVEKAHPEVMNVLLQLLDDGRLTDGKGRVVDFRNTLVIMTSNLCQGEEYAARPGDDQNEARLLEGLSGHFRPELLNRLDGIVRFGSLGREQVARIVRLELAKVARSLKEQEIALEVTDEAVAWLAERGFDPVFGARPVKRVIQREVQDRVADLILSGEVGADAVIGMDVAGDGLVARVKK
- a CDS encoding T9SS type A sorting domain-containing protein; the encoded protein is MAGDFAYVSEYDLLSVIDITDPANPLQVGHLPIPGRPQGVAIAGNHACIANSFDFQVVDISDPTVPQLAGNVGPATVTEYWARGVAVSGNHAFVAGVDGLLVIDITDPGAPAVAGSLSLGASGSEIMVIGNTAYVCADDLVLVDISNPANPQEISRVVMPASAEGVSVVGNLAYVGASSAGVQIIDLSNPFMPQLLGGLDTPGLASDLCVAGDYVLVADESYGLPIMQVSNELGPDCNANSILDVLEMAGHQSRDWNDDGILDSCQQGLGLSEVPPVATNRFALHEACPNPFNPQTTISFDLPRQTRATLRVYDVTGRLVRTLLGGGTAREGRNEVVWNGLDAGGRPVSSGVYFYVLEAGEFTDSKRMVLTK
- a CDS encoding GNAT family N-acetyltransferase, with protein sequence MTPPTLRTTRLVLRRPAPDDIEPLFAILSDPATMRYWSTPPHADREVTRHWLERTIAEAHDEFVMVLGDRLIGNVGFWRDPEVGFVLDQAFTGRGYAYEATQAVLARAFGVRGLSVVTADVDPRNEASLKLLARLGFAETGRKAGTFQIGDEICDSVYLALTAGNLPGPRAG
- a CDS encoding methylglyoxal synthase gives rise to the protein MIPKTVALVAHDNRKKDLAEWVAYNYGTLADHHIVCTGTTGKLIEETLARRAVEEGGPEPQPIMKLRSGPLGGDQQLGAMIAENRIDVLIFFWDPMEPQPHDVDVKALLRIAVVYNVPIACNRSTADFVVSSPLLGRPYQPIVKDYSGYLKRELD
- a CDS encoding erythromycin esterase family protein; the protein is MLRSAVRLLLALSVIAALTTTSAVAANEDLNLGFETGAPGGTPRGWFAGGDGYEAALVSDNPHGGEQCLRLTAVSSPRAFGVATNGFPVADAAGHTVTFSGWIRTEGVSDGFAGLWWRVDGPDRKSLAFDNMQDRPVTGDTEWTQYTITLPVAPEAVNINFGCLLPGKGTAWFDDLTVELDGVPYAQEKTALFAANDEQVAWLAANAHPFATDNPVYDNSDLAFLGDVVGSAHLVSLGESTHGTAEFFRLKHRLVRCLAEEHGFTQFAIEASMPEAERLNRYVLTGEGDPAALVAGMYFWTWRTEEVLAMVRWMRQYNEQGGHIEFHGFDMQSPGLAMRTVQDLAQAHAPDLVADVAANYAELRGLARAAASGGSGYAQLPERLRTDINALRPRLEERRAALAAAVGDSTAAWALHCARLVEQYVEMCGGDGSTRDRCMAENVDWLLDRAGPDARMALWAHNGHISRVGYGMGSAMGTHLSRRHGADVVSCGLLFGAGTYTAWKSKGDVGAFGTSPAAPGSVEWAFGRTGQPRLALDLRRAERGSPASGWVWEPADMRSIGAMAMDDAFSSGVPGDHYDVLFYVQDSTPSVLLDVETPSSWAMWD